The Microbulbifer sp. YPW1 genome contains a region encoding:
- a CDS encoding glycine zipper family protein: MRSKIVAAVGLSAATLFGCAYQQEQVYGAGNIVIDTYGVNMRQYQLDLADCKTMAMAARNDAGRRGVTRAAGGALLGGALGAIIGDTSSAAAAAAGAGALIGGVSGVGSAHAEENYIARNCLRGRGYRVLN; this comes from the coding sequence ATGAGATCGAAGATCGTGGCCGCTGTGGGCCTAAGTGCAGCAACCCTATTTGGATGCGCCTACCAGCAGGAACAGGTATACGGTGCAGGCAATATCGTGATTGATACCTACGGCGTGAACATGCGGCAATACCAGCTGGATCTTGCGGACTGCAAAACCATGGCGATGGCGGCGCGCAACGATGCCGGGCGCCGCGGGGTGACCCGCGCTGCGGGCGGGGCACTGCTGGGCGGTGCGCTGGGCGCGATCATTGGCGATACCAGTAGTGCGGCTGCAGCCGCCGCCGGCGCCGGCGCATTGATCGGCGGCGTGAGTGGCGTGGGCAGTGCGCACGCTGAAGAAAATTACATCGCCCGCAACTGCCTGCGAGGTCGGGGTTATCGGGTGTTGAATTAG
- a CDS encoding DUF2878 domain-containing protein encodes MDSVASVQSRPRNFGKLLLSGLLFEVVWFLCVVSPGTALVAVVTLCNLLFHVWLFDLSGPGSHGARGAARTLLWVAAVTLSGCVMDSLLFRFGLFETSTEVVFLPAWLLLLWVNFALALRFAFHFLQRKLWMAALFGAFGGPASYLVGAKINGSVSLAEPLGLSLAILAGLWTVYLPLVMRCARAPLFRQ; translated from the coding sequence ATGGATTCTGTAGCCAGCGTGCAATCCCGACCGCGCAATTTCGGCAAGCTACTGCTTAGTGGCTTGCTGTTTGAAGTGGTGTGGTTTCTGTGTGTGGTCTCGCCAGGGACTGCACTGGTGGCTGTTGTCACCCTGTGTAACCTGTTGTTTCACGTATGGTTGTTTGACCTCTCAGGCCCTGGCTCGCACGGTGCCAGGGGGGCTGCGCGTACCCTGCTATGGGTAGCGGCTGTGACGCTCTCCGGCTGTGTGATGGACTCGCTACTCTTCCGCTTTGGGCTTTTCGAGACCTCTACGGAAGTCGTGTTTTTGCCTGCCTGGCTATTGCTGCTTTGGGTGAATTTTGCCCTGGCACTGAGGTTTGCGTTTCATTTCTTGCAGCGTAAGTTGTGGATGGCAGCCCTGTTTGGCGCGTTTGGCGGACCTGCAAGCTACCTGGTTGGGGCGAAAATCAATGGCTCCGTTAGTCTCGCTGAACCGCTTGGGCTATCGCTGGCGATACTTGCAGGACTCTGGACTGTCTATCTGCCGTTAGTGATGCGGTGCGCAAGGGCGCCTTTGTTTCGCCAATAA
- the putA gene encoding bifunctional proline dehydrogenase/L-glutamate gamma-semialdehyde dehydrogenase PutA — MSTRFAGQLTEELHNARQKARQYLHADENQCVSELLAAPRPGEALREKILATASELVVKSREQRSKRGTLDAFLQQFGLSNKEGVALMCLAESLLRVPDADTADKLIAEKVHSGNWSSHRGQSDSLFVNASTWGLMLTGNIVELDPDITEKPSTWMKRLVSRMGEPMVRTSMMQAMKIMGGQYVLGRTIKEALKRGPAENKPGTRFSFDMLGEGARTMADAQRYFDAYMMAIEAIGADNTKRDVVEANGISIKLSALHPRYTELQRDRVMNELLPRVKALCAAAAKYDMGLNIDAEEADRLDISLDVFEALARDPELKDWQGLGFVLQAYQKRSPHVADWLIALGRDTGRKLMVRLVKGAYWDTEIKHAQQMGLTDYPVYTRKCHTDLSYQVCAKKLLDGRDAIYPQFATHNAYTVGLILELAGDANDYEFQRLHGMGHLLYDQIEAVHGKRVPVRVYAPVGAHKDLLPYLVRRLLENGANSSFVNRFMDEKTPVNELVRDTLKLSEACNPYRHPEIPVPADIYIGHEALPRKNSHGIELTDPVSAEPLMQAVSASSGASWKGGPIIAGESISGDQPVLNPATGETVGHTTDADPALIEKAFSSAQQHQRAWNRLGGDARAKILDKVADLYEQHLNELVAIICREAGRTLNDGISEVREAVDFCRYYANGARKHFSEPTVLPGPTGETNELSLCGRGVFVCISPWNFPLAIFTGQVVAALAAGNGVLAKPAEQTPCIAHRAVQLMHEAGVPREILHLVTGTGAAIGKPLLDDPRVAGVAFTGSTETAKHINMQLAAKDGPIVPLIAETGGQNVMIVDSTALPEQVVDDVIQSAFLSAGQRCSALRILCVQDVIADNLLNMLKGACDELTLGDPSKLETDIGPVIDEKALGLLQKHSERMQQEAKPLFAFDEAKRPQNGTFFGPQVVEIEDFNLLKREVFGPFLHVVRFKAEELEDVVHRINATGYGLTFGLHSRIEGRAGAIFKRIDVGNCYVNRDMVGAVVGVNPFGGMGLSGTGPKAGGPHYLFRFANEKTKTVNIVATGGNTQLFTLGE; from the coding sequence ATGTCTACACGGTTCGCCGGCCAATTGACCGAAGAGTTGCACAACGCCCGCCAGAAGGCCCGCCAGTACCTGCATGCCGACGAAAACCAGTGCGTCAGCGAGCTACTGGCCGCACCGCGCCCGGGAGAGGCCCTGCGGGAGAAGATCCTCGCTACCGCCAGCGAGCTGGTGGTCAAATCCCGGGAGCAGCGCAGTAAGCGCGGCACTCTCGATGCCTTCCTGCAACAGTTCGGCCTTTCCAATAAGGAAGGCGTGGCGCTGATGTGCCTGGCCGAGTCCCTGTTGCGGGTGCCGGACGCGGACACTGCCGACAAACTGATCGCCGAGAAAGTGCACTCCGGCAACTGGTCCAGTCACCGCGGGCAGTCAGACTCCCTGTTCGTGAATGCCTCGACCTGGGGACTGATGCTGACCGGCAATATCGTTGAGCTTGACCCGGATATTACGGAAAAGCCCTCCACCTGGATGAAGCGACTGGTCAGTCGCATGGGCGAACCCATGGTTCGCACCTCCATGATGCAGGCCATGAAGATCATGGGCGGCCAGTACGTCCTTGGCCGTACTATCAAGGAAGCACTCAAGCGCGGCCCGGCGGAAAACAAGCCCGGCACCCGCTTCTCCTTCGACATGCTCGGCGAAGGCGCGCGCACCATGGCGGACGCTCAGCGCTACTTCGACGCCTACATGATGGCCATCGAAGCCATCGGCGCGGACAACACCAAACGCGATGTTGTCGAGGCCAACGGTATTTCCATCAAGCTCTCTGCCCTGCACCCGCGCTACACCGAACTGCAGCGCGACCGCGTGATGAATGAACTCCTACCCAGGGTGAAAGCACTCTGCGCGGCGGCAGCAAAATACGATATGGGCCTCAATATTGATGCCGAAGAAGCCGACCGCCTGGATATCTCCCTGGACGTATTTGAGGCACTGGCCCGCGACCCGGAACTGAAAGACTGGCAGGGTCTCGGCTTTGTTCTGCAGGCCTACCAGAAGCGCTCCCCGCACGTGGCAGACTGGCTGATTGCCCTGGGCCGCGATACCGGACGCAAGCTGATGGTGCGCCTGGTAAAAGGTGCCTATTGGGATACCGAAATCAAACACGCCCAGCAGATGGGCCTAACCGACTACCCGGTGTACACCCGCAAGTGCCACACCGACCTGTCTTACCAGGTGTGCGCGAAAAAACTGCTGGATGGCCGCGATGCCATCTACCCGCAGTTTGCCACCCACAACGCCTACACCGTGGGCCTGATCCTGGAACTGGCGGGCGACGCCAACGACTATGAATTCCAGCGCCTGCACGGCATGGGCCACTTGCTCTACGATCAGATCGAAGCAGTACACGGCAAGCGCGTCCCGGTCCGGGTCTACGCACCGGTGGGCGCACACAAAGACCTGTTGCCTTACCTGGTCCGCCGTCTGCTCGAAAATGGCGCCAACAGCTCCTTCGTCAACCGCTTCATGGACGAGAAGACCCCGGTCAATGAACTGGTGCGCGATACCCTGAAGCTGAGCGAAGCGTGCAACCCGTACCGCCACCCGGAAATCCCGGTACCCGCGGACATCTATATCGGCCACGAAGCCCTGCCGCGTAAAAACTCCCACGGTATTGAGCTGACCGACCCCGTCTCCGCGGAGCCTCTGATGCAGGCGGTATCCGCATCTAGCGGCGCCTCCTGGAAAGGCGGCCCGATCATTGCTGGAGAATCCATTTCCGGCGACCAGCCCGTGCTCAACCCGGCCACTGGCGAAACCGTGGGCCATACCACCGATGCTGATCCGGCATTGATCGAAAAAGCCTTCTCCTCCGCGCAGCAGCACCAACGCGCCTGGAACCGTCTGGGTGGTGACGCGCGCGCGAAGATTCTCGACAAGGTCGCCGATCTGTACGAGCAGCACCTCAACGAACTGGTTGCAATCATCTGTCGCGAAGCCGGCCGTACCCTTAACGACGGCATCTCGGAAGTGCGCGAGGCGGTGGACTTCTGCCGTTACTACGCCAACGGCGCGCGCAAGCACTTCAGTGAGCCCACCGTACTGCCCGGGCCCACGGGCGAGACCAATGAGCTCAGCCTCTGCGGCCGCGGTGTATTCGTGTGTATCAGCCCGTGGAACTTCCCGCTGGCGATTTTCACCGGCCAGGTTGTGGCGGCCCTCGCTGCCGGTAACGGCGTACTCGCCAAGCCCGCAGAACAGACCCCCTGTATTGCCCACCGCGCGGTACAGCTGATGCACGAAGCCGGGGTACCCCGCGAGATTCTGCATCTGGTAACCGGCACCGGTGCCGCCATTGGTAAACCGCTGCTGGACGACCCGCGGGTTGCCGGCGTGGCCTTCACCGGCTCCACCGAAACCGCCAAGCACATCAATATGCAGCTGGCAGCCAAAGACGGCCCCATCGTTCCGCTGATCGCCGAAACCGGCGGCCAGAACGTGATGATCGTGGACTCCACCGCCCTGCCCGAGCAGGTCGTGGACGATGTCATCCAGTCCGCATTCCTGAGCGCCGGCCAGCGCTGTTCCGCACTGCGCATCCTATGCGTACAGGACGTGATTGCAGACAACCTGCTGAACATGCTGAAAGGTGCCTGTGACGAACTGACCCTGGGCGATCCGTCCAAACTGGAAACCGATATCGGCCCGGTGATCGACGAAAAAGCGCTCGGTCTGCTGCAGAAGCACAGCGAACGCATGCAACAGGAAGCCAAACCGCTGTTTGCCTTTGACGAAGCCAAGCGTCCGCAGAACGGCACTTTCTTCGGCCCGCAGGTAGTGGAGATTGAGGACTTCAACCTGTTGAAGCGCGAAGTGTTCGGCCCCTTCCTGCACGTGGTGCGCTTCAAGGCGGAAGAGCTGGAAGATGTGGTGCACCGCATCAACGCCACTGGATACGGCCTGACCTTCGGCCTGCACTCCCGTATCGAGGGCCGCGCCGGCGCCATCTTCAAGCGCATTGACGTGGGCAACTGCTATGTAAACCGCGATATGGTCGGTGCTGTGGTCGGGGTCAACCCGTTCGGCGGCATGGGTCTGTCCGGCACCGGCCCCAAGGCCGGCGGGCCGCACTACCTGTTCCGTTTTGCCAACGAGAAAACCAAGACGGTCAATATCGTGGCGACCGGAGGCAACACCCAGCTGTTCACCCTGGGAGAGTAA
- a CDS encoding metallophosphoesterase family protein → MRLFSNLILAALLVCTIPFATAGTSEDVHGALEKRVTEIIQRMSRELSPAERIALTPESATAFLSRDEREYLGTAFSRFRVDRPAVIHVAFDSTYGETPFWLADQGFTRSRSLDFIVDEEDPYHVWSKRVHAGEINLGVPSLSGELKPYLVFAAPAEGKRAVEITPLVSGVDVAVAKVGGLPFVDDNDYFNTLPQALVGLPVLRSFESWELVSRFVGYFRETRYPSSAQPDHLQLTWQGDPASSATVQWRTDGSVDNAILWFAPRDQFFSAGGKAVQRKKATYTELHSLQVVNDPVVRLHRVALENLSPATDYLYAVSADNGKSWSAPREFRTAASSPSEPFSFVYLGDPQNGLDRWGQLIRQADFEFPDARFYMIAGDLIDHGQEQDNWDQFFHEGSSVFDRSMVVPALGNHDSHGGHPTLYLKQFALLGNGSSKLDPGRTYHVTYQDLLVVVMDSNYHLVEPELQVDWLDRVLDESNARWKVVIYHHPFYASREGRDNKMIRDAWGPIFDKHNVDIAFQGHDHAYMRTVPMRGNEPVAKGEQGTVYLVSVSGTKMYEQALPEFAAFGAVNTRTYQVIDIDPLSGSLNYRAIDDEGNTVDQFSLQKPLTTTQAKR, encoded by the coding sequence ATGCGACTATTTTCCAATCTGATACTGGCCGCGCTGCTGGTATGTACCATTCCTTTCGCCACCGCCGGCACTTCAGAAGATGTACACGGGGCGCTGGAGAAGCGTGTGACTGAGATTATTCAGCGCATGTCACGGGAGCTGTCCCCGGCGGAGCGTATCGCCCTGACACCGGAGTCAGCCACTGCATTTCTGTCACGGGATGAGCGCGAATATCTCGGTACGGCGTTTTCCCGCTTCCGTGTAGACCGTCCCGCTGTCATTCATGTCGCTTTTGATTCCACATACGGCGAGACACCATTCTGGCTCGCCGACCAGGGGTTTACCCGATCGAGGTCCCTCGATTTTATTGTGGACGAGGAAGATCCTTACCACGTCTGGTCTAAGCGCGTGCACGCAGGCGAGATCAACCTGGGCGTGCCCAGCCTTTCCGGTGAGCTCAAACCCTATCTGGTGTTTGCTGCGCCCGCAGAGGGCAAGCGGGCTGTCGAGATAACACCGCTGGTATCCGGCGTGGATGTGGCAGTTGCGAAAGTAGGTGGCCTGCCGTTTGTCGACGACAACGATTACTTCAATACTCTGCCGCAGGCGCTTGTCGGCCTCCCAGTGTTGCGTAGCTTCGAGAGCTGGGAGCTGGTGTCCCGCTTTGTTGGGTATTTTCGGGAAACCCGCTATCCGTCCTCGGCACAACCCGATCACTTGCAGCTGACCTGGCAGGGAGACCCGGCGAGCTCTGCCACCGTGCAATGGCGCACGGATGGAAGCGTCGACAATGCAATTCTCTGGTTTGCTCCCAGGGACCAGTTTTTCAGTGCGGGCGGCAAGGCAGTGCAGCGGAAGAAAGCCACCTATACCGAGTTACACAGCCTGCAGGTGGTCAACGATCCGGTGGTGCGCCTGCACCGGGTGGCGCTTGAGAATCTGTCGCCGGCAACGGACTACCTGTATGCGGTCAGCGCGGACAACGGTAAAAGCTGGTCGGCTCCGCGCGAGTTTCGCACCGCCGCGAGTTCGCCCTCGGAGCCGTTTTCCTTCGTCTATCTGGGGGACCCGCAGAATGGCCTGGACCGCTGGGGCCAGCTGATTCGCCAGGCCGACTTTGAATTTCCCGATGCGCGCTTTTACATGATCGCCGGAGATCTGATCGATCACGGCCAGGAGCAGGACAACTGGGACCAGTTCTTCCACGAGGGCAGCTCGGTATTCGACCGTTCCATGGTGGTTCCGGCGCTCGGTAATCACGACAGCCACGGCGGTCATCCCACCCTGTACCTGAAGCAGTTTGCGTTGCTGGGTAATGGCAGCAGCAAGCTGGATCCCGGTCGTACCTATCACGTTACCTACCAGGACCTGCTGGTGGTGGTTATGGACTCCAATTACCACCTGGTTGAACCCGAGTTGCAGGTGGATTGGCTGGATCGCGTGCTGGACGAAAGCAATGCGCGCTGGAAAGTGGTGATATACCACCACCCGTTCTACGCCTCCCGCGAAGGTCGCGACAACAAGATGATACGGGATGCCTGGGGGCCGATTTTTGACAAGCACAACGTGGATATCGCTTTCCAGGGGCACGACCACGCCTACATGCGCACAGTGCCCATGCGCGGCAATGAACCGGTAGCCAAAGGGGAACAGGGGACCGTTTACCTTGTTTCGGTATCCGGTACAAAAATGTACGAGCAGGCGTTACCCGAGTTTGCCGCCTTTGGCGCGGTCAATACCCGCACTTACCAGGTGATCGACATCGATCCGCTGTCGGGCTCGCTCAATTACCGGGCGATTGATGATGAGGGTAATACCGTCGATCAGTTTTCCCTGCAAAAACCTTTGACCACCACACAGGCAAAACGTTAA